From the genome of Gemmatimonadaceae bacterium, one region includes:
- a CDS encoding SDR family oxidoreductase, whose protein sequence is MKKTKRAAPKMQAHGGKRPKPPFPKQSQPRPGIEAKMKPRPAFMAPAYHGAGRLDGKVALITGGDSGIGRSVAVLYAREGADVAIVYTQPEQQDAEETKSAIEHEGRQCLLIPGDVRDSSFCERAVERTVRELGRLDVLVNNAAYQEHQKSIGDITDEQLERTFRTNIFGYFYMARAAIPHLEPGSAIINTGSITGLEGSGQLLDYSATKGAIHAFTKSLARMLVDKKIRVNCVAPGPIWTPLNVADKGGSEVAQHGEDTPMSRPGQPEEVSPSYVFFASNADSSYITGEVLTLLGGSTTAG, encoded by the coding sequence ATGAAGAAAACGAAGCGCGCCGCGCCCAAGATGCAGGCGCATGGCGGCAAACGACCCAAGCCGCCGTTCCCCAAACAGAGTCAACCGCGGCCGGGCATCGAGGCGAAGATGAAACCTCGTCCGGCGTTCATGGCGCCGGCCTATCACGGAGCCGGTCGCCTCGACGGCAAAGTCGCGCTGATCACGGGCGGCGACTCGGGCATCGGACGATCGGTGGCAGTGCTCTACGCGCGCGAGGGCGCTGATGTCGCCATCGTGTACACGCAGCCCGAGCAGCAGGACGCGGAAGAAACCAAATCGGCCATTGAACACGAGGGCCGCCAATGTCTGCTCATTCCGGGTGATGTGCGCGATTCCTCGTTCTGCGAACGGGCGGTCGAGCGTACGGTTCGCGAGTTAGGCCGGCTCGACGTGCTCGTCAACAACGCGGCCTACCAGGAGCATCAGAAGAGCATCGGCGACATTACCGACGAACAGCTCGAGCGAACCTTCCGCACGAACATCTTCGGCTATTTCTACATGGCTCGCGCGGCGATCCCGCACCTCGAGCCGGGCTCGGCCATCATCAACACCGGGTCGATCACGGGACTCGAAGGCAGCGGACAGCTGCTCGACTATTCGGCCACCAAAGGGGCGATTCACGCATTCACGAAGTCGCTCGCGCGGATGCTGGTCGACAAGAAGATCCGGGTGAATTGCGTGGCGCCCGGTCCGATCTGGACGCCGCTCAACGTGGCCGACAAGGGCGGCAGCGAAGTCGCCCAACACGGCGAAGACACGCCGATGAGCCGTCCCGGCCAGCCCGAAGAGGTGTCGCCGAGCTACGTGTTCTTCGCGTCTAACGCAGACTCGAGCTACATCACCGGAGAAGTGCTGACGCTCCTCGGCGGCTCGACGACGGCCGGTTAG
- a CDS encoding c-type cytochrome has protein sequence MRTVQRFAATRSRRTLGVVALLAAAAIVSACNKTADAAEPSQTIVGADPQRGAQDIVAAGCGTCHMIPGIKDAQGLVGPPLIHWSRRTYIAGEAPNTPTMLIRWIETPQAIEPSTAMPNLGITEQKARDIAAYLYTLR, from the coding sequence ATGCGTACTGTCCAACGATTCGCCGCGACTCGTAGCCGCCGGACGCTCGGCGTCGTCGCCCTCCTGGCGGCGGCCGCGATCGTGTCCGCGTGCAACAAGACCGCCGACGCCGCCGAACCGTCGCAGACCATCGTCGGCGCCGATCCGCAGCGCGGCGCACAGGACATCGTCGCCGCGGGGTGTGGAACGTGTCACATGATTCCAGGCATCAAGGACGCGCAGGGACTCGTGGGACCGCCCTTGATTCACTGGTCGCGCCGCACGTACATCGCGGGCGAGGCGCCGAACACGCCGACGATGCTCATTCGCTGGATCGAAACACCGCAGGCGATCGAGCCGAGCACCGCCATGCCCAACCTCGGCATCACGGAGCAAAAGGCGCGCGACATCGCCGCATATCTGTACACGCTGCGATAG
- a CDS encoding c-type cytochrome has protein sequence MRRPAWCIAAAAAAALWLVSPLDAQAGHNAPHESNQPPASKMPKVKTHDDLQPDTLPTLPAGMTTQMLVEGDSIFHNQGHCFACHGQEAEGMPAMGDALTAGLNWAQPNWQSIDSLIKTGMPQDLTRSPIAMPPRGGRSDLTDAQVHLVAAYVWAISQARGEPWPGGHQSHNPLVPNAMPATAAKTKPAHGAAHAAHRGAHSEE, from the coding sequence ATGAGACGCCCCGCGTGGTGCATCGCAGCGGCGGCGGCCGCCGCGCTCTGGCTCGTGTCGCCGCTGGACGCGCAGGCGGGACACAACGCCCCGCACGAGAGCAACCAGCCGCCGGCGTCGAAGATGCCGAAGGTAAAAACGCACGACGATCTGCAACCGGACACGCTGCCCACGCTGCCCGCGGGCATGACGACGCAGATGCTCGTCGAGGGCGACAGCATCTTTCACAACCAGGGGCACTGCTTCGCCTGTCACGGGCAGGAGGCGGAAGGCATGCCGGCGATGGGCGACGCATTGACGGCCGGCCTCAACTGGGCGCAGCCTAACTGGCAGTCCATCGATTCGCTGATCAAGACGGGCATGCCGCAGGATCTGACCCGCAGCCCCATCGCCATGCCGCCGCGCGGCGGGCGATCGGATCTCACGGATGCGCAGGTGCACCTCGTCGCCGCGTACGTGTGGGCGATCAGCCAGGCGCGCGGCGAACCGTGGCCGGGCGGGCACCAGTCGCACAATCCTCTTGTGCCTAACGCAATGCCGGCGACGGCCGCCAAGACAAAGCCGGCGCACGGGGCCGCGCACGCCGCGCACCGCGGCGCCCACTCGGAGGAATGA